A genomic region of Jeotgalibaca ciconiae contains the following coding sequences:
- the mnmG gene encoding tRNA uridine-5-carboxymethylaminomethyl(34) synthesis enzyme MnmG, with the protein MNRYEAGKFDVIVVGAGHAGSEAALAAARMGSSTVLLTIDLDMIAFMPCNPSIGGPAKGVVVREVDALGGEMGRNIDKTYVQMRMLNTGKGPAVQALRAQADKNEYAQEMKKTLEKQENLLLRQGIVEELIVEDGVVQGVVTHTGAVYRAEAVVLTAGTSSRGQIIIGELKYSSGPNNSQPSIKLSENLLDLGFDLARFKTGTPPRILASSIDYSKTEEQPGDLEPNHFSYSSKDEDYLQDQLSCWLTYTGTEAHQIIRDNLHRAPMFTGIVEGVGARYCPSIEDKVVRFSDKPRHQLFLEPEGRNTEEVYVQGLSSSLPEEVQLDVLHSIDGLENAKMMRTGYAIEYDVVKPHQLRPSLETKLVKNLYTAGQMNGTSGYEEAAGQGIIAGINAALAVQGKEPLVLKRSDGYIGVMIDDLVTKGTLEPYRLLTSRAEYRLLLRHDNADIRLSEIGHEIGLLPEERYQAYIEKQVAVEAEIARIKSIRLKPTAELQAFLESRNSAALKDGFLFSDLLKRPELDYAALYPFAPLEEELPKEVISQIEIQIKYEGYIKKAVAKVDKLKKMEEKRIPENIDYDAINGIATEAKDKLKKIQPETIAQASRISGVNPADISVLMVYVQSGRYTVLENSI; encoded by the coding sequence ATGAATCGATATGAAGCTGGAAAATTTGATGTAATCGTTGTTGGTGCAGGACATGCTGGATCAGAAGCTGCTTTAGCGGCTGCTCGTATGGGAAGTTCAACGGTACTATTGACGATTGATTTAGATATGATTGCCTTTATGCCATGTAATCCCTCGATTGGCGGCCCTGCTAAAGGAGTCGTTGTTCGTGAAGTGGATGCACTTGGCGGCGAGATGGGGCGTAACATTGATAAGACTTACGTGCAAATGCGGATGTTGAACACAGGAAAAGGTCCTGCTGTCCAAGCATTACGTGCACAAGCAGACAAAAATGAATATGCACAAGAAATGAAAAAAACACTTGAAAAACAAGAAAATCTCTTACTACGTCAAGGGATTGTAGAAGAATTAATCGTGGAAGATGGCGTTGTTCAAGGCGTGGTCACCCACACCGGTGCAGTATATCGCGCGGAAGCTGTCGTTTTGACAGCTGGAACCTCTTCTCGAGGGCAAATTATTATCGGAGAATTAAAATATTCTTCCGGTCCGAATAACTCGCAACCATCGATTAAATTATCTGAAAATTTATTGGACTTAGGTTTTGATTTGGCACGGTTTAAAACAGGAACGCCGCCTCGAATTCTGGCTTCTTCCATTGATTATTCAAAAACAGAAGAACAACCGGGAGATTTAGAGCCGAATCACTTTAGTTACTCATCAAAAGATGAAGATTACTTACAAGATCAGCTATCTTGCTGGCTGACTTATACAGGAACAGAAGCGCATCAAATTATTCGTGATAATTTACACCGTGCACCGATGTTTACGGGAATTGTTGAAGGAGTAGGCGCTCGTTACTGTCCTTCCATTGAAGATAAAGTGGTTCGTTTTAGCGACAAACCGCGCCATCAATTATTCTTAGAGCCCGAAGGACGCAATACAGAAGAAGTATATGTTCAAGGACTTTCTTCTTCTTTACCAGAAGAGGTACAGTTGGATGTATTGCATTCGATTGACGGCTTGGAAAATGCAAAAATGATGCGGACCGGTTATGCGATCGAATACGATGTCGTTAAACCACATCAACTTCGTCCGTCACTGGAAACAAAATTAGTGAAAAACTTATACACTGCTGGTCAAATGAATGGAACTTCAGGTTATGAAGAAGCTGCCGGTCAAGGAATTATTGCAGGAATTAATGCCGCGCTTGCTGTTCAAGGAAAAGAACCATTGGTATTGAAACGAAGCGACGGCTATATCGGTGTCATGATTGATGATTTAGTAACAAAGGGAACGCTTGAGCCTTACCGCTTATTGACATCTCGTGCAGAGTACCGTTTATTGTTACGTCATGATAATGCAGATATCCGTTTATCAGAAATCGGGCACGAAATCGGTTTGCTACCGGAAGAACGCTATCAAGCATACATTGAGAAGCAAGTAGCAGTAGAAGCGGAAATTGCCCGAATCAAATCGATTCGTTTAAAACCAACTGCCGAGCTACAAGCTTTCCTAGAATCCCGTAATTCTGCCGCATTAAAAGACGGATTCTTGTTCAGTGATTTATTGAAGCGTCCAGAGTTAGACTACGCTGCTTTGTATCCTTTTGCGCCGCTTGAAGAAGAGTTGCCAAAAGAAGTTATTAGCCAAATTGAAATCCAAATCAAATACGAAGGCTACATTAAAAAAGCAGTCGCAAAAGTGGATAAATTGAAAAAAATGGAAGAAAAACGCATTCCAGAAAACATCGATTACGATGCCATCAACGGGATTGCGACAGAAGCCAAAGACAAATTGAAAAAAATCCAACC